In Deltaproteobacteria bacterium RIFCSPHIGHO2_02_FULL_44_16, a single genomic region encodes these proteins:
- a CDS encoding glycine--tRNA ligase: protein MADVSTASSLMETLTSLCKRRGFIFQNSEIYGGINGFWDFGPLGVELKRRVKESWWQRMVRDRDDVVGIDTTIIAHPQTWIASGHVKSFSDPMVDCKKCKRRFRTDETQKSTQCPECGGEFTEASQFNLMFETFVGAKSDSASKAYLRPETCQSIFTQFKNVQTVSRQKIPFGIAQIGKAFRNEITPRNFIFRSREFEQMEMEFFCHEKEAIKWYEYWVEDRFNWFTSIGIIRKHLRLRQHEKSELAHYAKGCTDVEFEMPFGWSEMEGIANRTDYDLKNHQEISGKDLSYFDEQTKERFIPHVIETSVGVDRTCLAILVDAYREEEVKGEKRVVLQFAPHIAPVQVALFPLSGKLSDKVKPIHDRLKRQFAAEFDDAGSIGKRYRRHDEIGTPFCVTYDFDSETDHAVTIRHRDTMQQDRIAIEQLEQYLLKHLHEKRS, encoded by the coding sequence ATGGCAGACGTTTCAACAGCATCTTCTCTTATGGAAACGCTCACGTCGCTGTGCAAGCGGCGCGGATTCATTTTTCAAAATAGTGAAATTTATGGTGGCATTAACGGCTTTTGGGATTTTGGACCACTCGGCGTCGAACTCAAACGCCGTGTGAAAGAGTCGTGGTGGCAGCGTATGGTTCGTGATCGCGATGATGTCGTTGGAATCGATACCACGATCATCGCGCATCCTCAAACATGGATCGCTTCGGGACACGTGAAGAGTTTTAGCGATCCGATGGTCGATTGCAAAAAATGTAAAAGGAGATTTCGCACTGACGAGACCCAGAAAAGCACGCAGTGTCCGGAGTGTGGGGGAGAGTTCACCGAAGCAAGTCAGTTTAACTTAATGTTTGAAACCTTTGTGGGAGCAAAGAGCGATTCAGCGTCAAAAGCTTATCTGCGACCTGAAACGTGTCAGTCGATTTTTACGCAATTTAAAAATGTGCAAACGGTTTCCCGTCAAAAAATTCCCTTTGGCATTGCTCAAATTGGAAAAGCGTTTCGCAATGAAATTACCCCACGCAATTTTATTTTTCGTTCGCGCGAATTTGAACAGATGGAGATGGAATTTTTCTGTCACGAAAAAGAAGCCATAAAATGGTATGAATATTGGGTTGAGGATCGTTTCAATTGGTTCACTTCGATCGGTATCATCCGAAAGCACCTTCGGCTGCGCCAGCATGAAAAGAGCGAACTTGCACATTATGCCAAAGGTTGCACGGATGTGGAGTTCGAAATGCCCTTTGGGTGGTCGGAGATGGAAGGGATTGCGAATCGAACTGATTACGATTTGAAAAATCATCAAGAAATTTCAGGAAAAGATCTTTCGTATTTTGATGAGCAGACGAAAGAACGATTTATTCCCCATGTCATCGAAACATCGGTGGGCGTTGATCGTACCTGTCTTGCAATTCTGGTGGATGCTTATCGTGAAGAAGAGGTAAAAGGTGAGAAGCGCGTTGTCCTTCAGTTCGCGCCTCATATTGCTCCAGTGCAAGTGGCTCTCTTTCCTCTTTCGGGAAAGTTGAGTGATAAGGTGAAACCCATTCATGATCGCCTGAAAAGGCAATTTGCAGCAGAGTTTGATGATGCCGGTTCGATCGGAAAACGTTATCGTCGGCATGATGAAATCGGAACACCGTTTTGCGTGACGTACGATTTTGACTCTGAGACCGATCATGCCGTCACAATTCGTCATCGCGATACGATGCAACAAGATCGCATTGCGATTGAACAGCTGGAACAGTATTTGTTAAAACATTTGCATGAAAAGCGATCATAA
- a CDS encoding pyruvate, phosphate dikinase, with protein sequence MTKKYVYTFGNGKAEGKADMKNILGGKGANLAEMNLLGFPVPAGFTISTEVCTYFYEHQKKYPPELKDQVLKALSAVEKVMGASFGDPKNPLLVSVRSGARASMPGMMDTILNLGLNEATLQGLIQKTRNARFAYDSYRRFIQMYGDVVLGVSSALFEESIDALKKKRGIKLDTEFTAEDLKALAEEFKRLVVQETAQPFPENPQDQLWGGIGAVFSSWQTPRAIEYRRLSQIPEEWGTAVNVQAMVYGNMGDDSATGVAFTRDPSTGEKKFYGEYLINAQGEDVVAGVRTPQPLTKEAKKEKDEVSLEEAMSKIYQELVSIYQRLEKHYRDMQDIEFTIQQGKLWMLQTRNGKRTAAAAIKIAVEMTNEKLITKKESIMRVQPSQLDQLLHPRIDPKVKREVLAKGLPASPGAATGKVVFSAEEAEKWDHRGEKVLLVRIETSPDDIKGMAIAKGILTSRGGMTSHAAVVARGMGKTCVAGCGALAIDYAKKQFMVGNVTVKEGDFLTIDGSTGEVMLGALPTVEPELSSEFEVFMKWVDEYRKLGVRANADTPHDAEVARRFGAAGIGLCRTEHMFFEGDRIDAVREMILANDLEGRQRALMKILPMQREDFKGIFQEMDGFPVTIRLLDPPLHEFLPHTDQEIEELSRAIDIPAEKLKRKSEELREFNPMLGHRGCRLGVTFPEIYAMQVQAIIEAACDVTKKGIKAISEIEIPLVSHPNEMRVLRTICEEKAKEVIAKTKQKVPYTIGTMIELPRACLCADELAYHADFFSFGTNDLTQTTFGFSRDDSAKFLEEYVNRHILPHDPFVSIDQEGVGRLMKLAVDLGRKTKSNLEIGICGEHGGDPDSIAFCARLGLNYVSCSPYRVPIARLAAAQAALKVKES encoded by the coding sequence ATGACCAAAAAATATGTCTATACTTTCGGTAACGGTAAAGCCGAAGGGAAAGCAGACATGAAAAATATTTTAGGCGGCAAAGGAGCTAATCTCGCTGAGATGAATCTCCTTGGTTTTCCGGTTCCAGCTGGTTTCACGATTTCAACGGAAGTGTGCACTTACTTTTACGAACATCAAAAAAAATATCCTCCTGAACTCAAAGATCAAGTGCTGAAGGCTTTGAGTGCCGTTGAAAAAGTGATGGGTGCGAGCTTTGGTGATCCAAAAAATCCTCTCCTTGTCTCTGTTCGATCTGGCGCACGTGCTTCGATGCCAGGGATGATGGACACGATTTTAAACTTGGGACTCAATGAAGCGACACTTCAAGGATTAATCCAGAAAACGCGGAACGCGCGGTTTGCGTATGATAGCTATCGCCGTTTTATTCAGATGTATGGCGATGTGGTGCTCGGTGTGAGTTCCGCTCTTTTCGAAGAGAGTATTGATGCGCTGAAGAAAAAAAGAGGGATTAAGCTCGATACAGAATTTACGGCTGAAGATTTAAAAGCTTTAGCAGAGGAATTTAAAAGACTCGTGGTTCAAGAAACGGCGCAACCTTTTCCAGAAAATCCGCAAGACCAGCTTTGGGGTGGCATTGGAGCTGTCTTTAGTTCGTGGCAAACACCGCGAGCGATTGAATACCGTCGATTGAGTCAAATTCCCGAAGAGTGGGGGACAGCGGTAAATGTGCAAGCCATGGTCTATGGAAATATGGGCGATGATTCAGCAACCGGTGTCGCATTTACACGCGATCCTTCAACAGGCGAAAAAAAGTTTTACGGTGAATATCTGATCAATGCACAAGGTGAAGATGTTGTTGCAGGTGTGCGAACACCACAACCTCTGACAAAGGAAGCCAAAAAAGAAAAAGACGAAGTATCTTTGGAAGAGGCGATGTCAAAAATTTATCAAGAGCTGGTGAGTATTTATCAAAGATTAGAAAAACATTATCGCGACATGCAAGATATCGAATTTACGATTCAACAGGGAAAGCTGTGGATGTTGCAGACGCGCAACGGCAAACGTACGGCTGCTGCGGCCATTAAGATCGCGGTCGAAATGACGAATGAAAAATTGATTACAAAAAAAGAATCGATCATGCGCGTGCAACCTTCGCAACTTGATCAACTTCTTCATCCTCGTATTGATCCGAAGGTAAAGCGAGAAGTGCTCGCAAAAGGTCTTCCCGCTTCTCCTGGAGCTGCGACGGGAAAAGTTGTTTTTTCAGCGGAAGAGGCAGAAAAATGGGATCATCGCGGTGAAAAAGTTCTGCTTGTGCGTATTGAAACGTCGCCAGACGACATTAAAGGAATGGCGATTGCAAAAGGGATTCTCACTTCTCGTGGCGGCATGACCTCTCATGCGGCAGTTGTAGCGCGAGGCATGGGAAAAACCTGTGTTGCGGGATGTGGCGCGCTCGCGATTGATTATGCAAAAAAACAATTCATGGTTGGAAATGTAACTGTGAAAGAGGGAGATTTTTTAACGATTGATGGTTCTACCGGAGAAGTGATGCTCGGAGCGCTTCCGACGGTGGAACCGGAGTTATCTTCGGAGTTTGAAGTTTTCATGAAGTGGGTCGATGAATATCGAAAGCTTGGTGTTCGCGCCAATGCAGATACGCCGCACGACGCTGAAGTCGCACGTCGTTTTGGTGCAGCAGGGATTGGACTTTGTCGCACGGAGCATATGTTTTTTGAAGGCGACCGTATCGATGCGGTTCGGGAAATGATTCTCGCAAACGATCTTGAAGGACGTCAGAGAGCGCTGATGAAAATTCTTCCGATGCAGCGCGAAGATTTCAAAGGGATCTTTCAGGAAATGGATGGATTTCCAGTAACGATTCGTCTTCTCGATCCCCCTTTGCATGAATTTTTACCGCATACGGATCAAGAAATTGAAGAACTTTCACGTGCGATCGATATTCCAGCCGAAAAGTTAAAAAGAAAATCCGAAGAACTGAGAGAGTTTAATCCCATGCTCGGTCATCGCGGATGCAGACTCGGTGTGACGTTCCCGGAAATTTATGCCATGCAAGTACAAGCGATTATAGAAGCAGCATGTGATGTCACCAAAAAAGGGATCAAAGCTATTTCTGAAATTGAAATTCCACTGGTAAGCCACCCCAATGAAATGAGAGTGTTGCGCACGATCTGCGAAGAGAAAGCAAAAGAGGTCATTGCCAAAACAAAACAAAAGGTCCCCTATACGATCGGCACGATGATCGAGCTTCCACGTGCTTGTCTTTGTGCGGATGAACTTGCGTATCACGCCGATTTTTTTAGTTTCGGGACGAACGATTTAACGCAGACCACCTTTGGTTTTTCACGCGATGATTCCGCAAAATTTTTGGAAGAATATGTCAATCGTCATATTCTTCCCCATGATCCCTTTGTTTCGATTGATCAGGAAGGTGTCGGACGACTGATGAAGTTGGCAGTTGATTTAGGTCGAAAAACAAAATCAAACCTCGAAATCGGAATTTGTGGAGAACATGGCGGAGATCCTGACTCTATTGCTTTTTGCGCTCGACTGGGACTGAACTATGTCAGTTGTTCTCCGTATCGAGTTCCCATTGCGCGACTTGCAGCTGCACAAGCAGCGTTGAAAGTAAAAGAGAGTTGA
- a CDS encoding chromosome segregation protein SMC, whose translation MRLKSLEIVGFKSFVDRTIVHFEDGITGVVGPNGCGKSNIVDAIRWVMGEMSAKHLRGSQMEDVIFNGCESRAAMGMAQVFLTFDNADGRAPAEYAHYNEIQIGRRLYRSGESEYFINKTPCRLKDVIDLFLGTGVGTKAYSVVEQGMIGSIVSSKPEDRRIFFEEAAGISKFKSRKEAALRKMESTKANLARLTDIIGELSRQMNSLDRQVKKAERYQRLSDDLKHCDLEVMATRFRHYRTELEKLTNENETLNEVEISSSSGLASVESEIEIKKLELVEVERELDSVQQVVYTTRNNIKLSEANIVHKTNEIETILKRSTDGAQELKEFEERLRSLTEQNIFIAAEKEKAEQERIHSFEAVSVLEEEVDALRHDRDQIGRDVEVYREKIFSTSTAILKRQSHLEHIDRRVQEITSRRSHNRTTLETLGTRKEALEHEILTRTEDLKRVQQLKLSLEEETASLRTTLEMQRTTLLETEQQLQEIKGHLQDRRSRHDSLVELHRNLDGYRDGVRSILKRQEQSDAFEGILGTVGDIIDTEAQHERAVGAVLGEKLQYVIVSSQEHGLPALEYLKTNSQGRSSFVPLNLRFFEKKETWPAGEGVVGPLLNYVHFKQEHRALGEYLLSDVLLVRDFASALRLWKDHPLHVTYVTLDGDIVDAHGMTSGGVGGDASERLIAQKRKITELSEEITKLRGEVSAAAGEVTRFRERVQSLEETLEERTRHIHGEELKGVNLDRDLKQIKSELLRFSEEHDRLTQELTLLDDEEKKLQKEKEEATAHIEALTAEKGEGESAIEQLEKDLDLSRERVSKKEEELIALKVTLAQSEERKAVTDRESERIMTLKTEAEVGIERRTNDISRGQERVGVLQREIELLKQELTTSIIEVEKGEEHQRALQGKYDAQHTLLQEKELSIRDIRKQHEEAREAAHHVALQLTEQKAFLERLIDTARERYRVELSLVEDEYAQEHETFDLEARAQEASELREKLEKLGSVNIDAVKEFEELSSRYQFLTKQEVDLRNSLDSLSKAIVKINRTSRLRFKETFDAVNKQFQTLFPKLFRGGRARLVLTNEEDILESGVDIIASPPGKKLQSITLLSGGEKALTAVALLFSIFLIKPSPFCLLDEVDAPLDDANIDRFNDLIRSMIPHSQFILITHNKRTMELADLLYGVTMEEAGVSKMVSVKLNQDLQQPEPAVA comes from the coding sequence ATGCGCTTGAAATCACTTGAAATTGTCGGTTTTAAATCTTTCGTCGATCGAACCATCGTCCATTTTGAAGATGGCATCACCGGTGTGGTGGGTCCCAATGGTTGTGGCAAAAGTAATATTGTCGATGCGATCCGCTGGGTCATGGGTGAGATGTCGGCGAAGCATCTGCGTGGTTCGCAGATGGAAGATGTCATTTTTAATGGATGTGAGTCGCGAGCTGCGATGGGAATGGCTCAAGTCTTTCTTACTTTTGATAACGCTGATGGCCGTGCTCCTGCTGAATATGCACACTACAACGAAATTCAAATTGGCCGCAGACTCTATCGCTCCGGCGAGAGCGAATATTTCATCAATAAAACACCATGTCGTTTGAAAGATGTTATCGATCTTTTTCTCGGAACTGGTGTTGGCACCAAAGCCTATTCGGTTGTGGAACAGGGGATGATTGGAAGTATTGTCTCTTCCAAACCTGAAGATCGCCGTATCTTTTTTGAAGAAGCCGCTGGCATTTCCAAATTTAAATCACGCAAAGAAGCGGCGCTTCGAAAAATGGAATCGACGAAAGCAAATCTTGCACGACTCACCGATATTATCGGCGAGTTGTCGCGTCAGATGAACTCGCTCGATCGTCAAGTAAAGAAAGCAGAACGCTATCAACGTCTCAGTGACGATTTGAAACATTGTGATCTTGAAGTCATGGCGACTCGTTTTCGTCATTATCGAACAGAGTTAGAAAAACTGACGAACGAAAATGAAACGTTGAATGAAGTCGAAATTTCCTCTTCATCAGGACTTGCCAGTGTTGAGTCAGAAATTGAAATCAAAAAGTTGGAACTTGTCGAAGTGGAACGTGAACTCGATAGTGTTCAACAAGTGGTCTATACAACACGCAATAACATTAAACTTTCTGAAGCGAATATTGTCCATAAAACAAATGAAATTGAAACGATTCTGAAGCGAAGTACTGATGGGGCGCAGGAACTCAAAGAATTTGAAGAACGTTTACGCTCTCTCACAGAGCAAAACATTTTCATTGCTGCAGAAAAAGAAAAGGCTGAACAAGAGCGAATACATTCCTTTGAAGCCGTGAGTGTTTTGGAAGAAGAGGTTGATGCTCTTCGTCATGATCGTGATCAGATTGGTCGTGATGTCGAAGTCTATCGAGAAAAAATATTTTCAACTTCAACCGCTATTTTAAAACGACAGAGTCATCTGGAACATATTGATCGTCGTGTTCAAGAAATCACAAGTCGAAGATCTCACAATCGAACTACTCTTGAAACTTTGGGGACTCGTAAAGAGGCGCTTGAACATGAAATCCTAACGCGCACAGAAGATCTCAAGCGTGTTCAACAATTAAAACTTTCTTTGGAAGAAGAGACGGCATCTCTTCGCACAACGCTTGAAATGCAGCGCACGACGTTGTTGGAGACTGAACAACAATTGCAGGAAATTAAAGGTCATCTTCAAGATCGTCGTTCACGACACGATTCTCTTGTGGAGCTTCATCGAAATCTTGATGGCTATCGCGATGGCGTGCGAAGTATTCTCAAACGTCAGGAACAAAGCGATGCATTTGAAGGTATCTTAGGAACTGTTGGAGATATCATTGATACAGAGGCGCAGCACGAACGTGCCGTCGGTGCTGTGCTTGGTGAAAAACTTCAATATGTCATTGTGTCATCACAAGAACATGGACTTCCTGCTCTTGAATATCTGAAAACGAATTCACAGGGTCGTAGTAGTTTTGTCCCCTTGAACCTTCGTTTTTTTGAAAAGAAAGAAACATGGCCTGCAGGAGAAGGAGTGGTGGGGCCGCTTCTCAACTATGTTCACTTCAAACAGGAACATCGAGCTTTGGGAGAATATCTTTTAAGTGATGTTCTCTTAGTGCGCGATTTTGCTTCAGCTCTTCGCCTCTGGAAGGATCATCCACTTCACGTAACATACGTGACGCTTGATGGCGATATTGTTGATGCGCATGGAATGACAAGTGGTGGAGTTGGTGGTGATGCCTCAGAAAGACTGATTGCTCAAAAACGAAAAATAACAGAGCTCTCCGAAGAGATCACGAAGCTTCGTGGTGAGGTTTCCGCTGCGGCTGGTGAAGTGACTCGTTTTCGAGAGCGAGTCCAATCTTTGGAAGAGACGCTCGAAGAGAGGACACGTCATATCCATGGGGAAGAGCTCAAAGGGGTGAACCTTGATCGCGATCTCAAACAGATAAAATCAGAACTTCTTCGTTTTTCTGAAGAACACGATCGTTTGACACAAGAGCTTACGCTTCTTGATGATGAAGAGAAAAAATTGCAGAAAGAGAAAGAAGAAGCAACTGCACATATCGAAGCGCTGACCGCTGAAAAAGGAGAAGGCGAATCTGCTATTGAGCAACTTGAAAAAGATCTTGATCTCTCTCGCGAGCGAGTTTCTAAAAAAGAAGAAGAATTAATTGCACTCAAAGTAACATTAGCTCAATCCGAAGAACGCAAAGCCGTCACCGACCGCGAATCAGAACGGATTATGACGTTGAAAACCGAAGCGGAAGTGGGGATTGAACGACGGACGAATGATATTTCGCGTGGTCAAGAGAGAGTCGGAGTTCTTCAACGTGAGATTGAACTTTTGAAACAAGAATTAACTACTTCCATTATCGAAGTGGAAAAAGGGGAAGAGCATCAACGGGCTCTTCAAGGAAAGTATGATGCTCAGCATACTCTTTTGCAGGAAAAAGAACTTTCCATCCGTGATATTCGAAAGCAACACGAAGAAGCGCGAGAAGCTGCACATCACGTGGCGCTCCAGTTAACAGAACAGAAGGCATTTTTAGAACGTCTTATTGATACGGCACGTGAGCGTTATCGTGTTGAGTTGTCACTTGTGGAAGATGAGTATGCTCAGGAACATGAAACATTTGATCTCGAAGCTCGTGCGCAGGAAGCAAGTGAGCTTCGAGAGAAGTTGGAGAAGTTAGGTTCAGTGAACATCGATGCGGTAAAAGAGTTTGAAGAACTTTCTTCTCGTTATCAATTTTTGACGAAGCAAGAGGTTGACCTTCGTAATTCTCTCGATTCTCTCTCAAAAGCGATTGTGAAGATTAATCGTACGAGTCGTCTTCGATTTAAAGAAACTTTTGATGCCGTGAACAAACAATTTCAAACTCTTTTTCCGAAACTTTTCCGTGGTGGACGCGCTCGATTGGTGCTTACGAACGAAGAAGATATTTTGGAAAGCGGTGTCGATATTATTGCAAGTCCTCCAGGGAAAAAACTGCAATCGATTACACTTCTCTCTGGCGGTGAGAAAGCTCTTACAGCAGTAGCACTTCTTTTTTCCATCTTCCTTATTAAACCATCACCCTTTTGTCTGCTCGATGAAGTCGATGCTCCGCTTGATGATGCGAATATCGATCGGTTCAATGACCTCATTCGTAGCATGATTCCGCATTCACAATTTATTCTGATTACGCACAATAAACGGACCATGGAACTTGCCGATCTTCTCTACGGGGTGACGATGGAAGAAGCCGGTGTCTCCAAGATGGTCTCCGTCAAGCTCAATCAAGACCTGCAACAGCCAGAACCTGCAGTTGCTTAA